The following coding sequences lie in one Pontibacter sp. G13 genomic window:
- a CDS encoding sulfotransferase family protein produces the protein MTQTRISLWTGPRCVSSAMMYAFAQRSDTRVLDEPLYPHYLRMTGASHPSREMVMAYMETDSQKVINRQILGNSDHEVLFIKNLSHHLVGLDVSFVEQLTNVFLIRNPEDMLASLIHYIPAPRLLDTAYRMQYRLFHHLKRTGKTPLVIDAKQLLAHPEATLRLICDHAGIAFDPAMLTWNPGPIPECGVWAEQWYKETHKHAGFMPYHKSPEPLPEELQPLVDECFRYYSELYEYAVNPISEIMVHS, from the coding sequence ATGACGCAAACTCGTATTTCCCTTTGGACTGGGCCGCGTTGTGTCTCTTCTGCGATGATGTATGCATTCGCCCAAAGGTCCGATACTCGCGTCCTCGACGAACCATTGTATCCACATTACCTTCGAATGACCGGGGCATCGCACCCGAGCCGCGAGATGGTGATGGCCTACATGGAGACTGATTCTCAGAAGGTGATCAACCGCCAGATTCTGGGAAATTCCGATCATGAAGTGCTCTTCATCAAAAATCTCTCTCATCATCTGGTGGGACTAGATGTGTCGTTTGTCGAGCAGTTGACCAATGTCTTCCTGATCCGGAACCCCGAGGACATGTTGGCTTCCCTCATCCACTACATCCCGGCTCCTCGATTGCTGGATACGGCGTATCGGATGCAGTACCGCCTCTTTCATCATCTCAAACGTACTGGTAAAACGCCGCTGGTGATCGACGCCAAGCAATTGCTTGCCCACCCGGAAGCTACGCTGCGCTTGATCTGCGACCATGCTGGGATCGCTTTTGATCCTGCCATGCTCACTTGGAATCCCGGTCCGATTCCAGAATGTGGGGTTTGGGCGGAACAATGGTACAAGGAAACCCACAAGCACGCGGGATTCATGCCGTACCACAAATCTCCCGAGCCACTTCCAGAGGAACTACAGCCGCTAGTGGACGAGTGCTTCCGATACTACTCCGAGCTGTATGAGTATGCGGTCAATCCTATTTCTGAAATCATGGTCCATTCCTAA
- a CDS encoding Crp/Fnr family transcriptional regulator, translating to MAYSFSDSIQQAFAGLVSDQQLSLSSEEWAALTAVVYPLNLEKGAYFLEAGDISNRMAFLFSGLLRVFERVEDREFTSYFNVFPRNPIVCGYTSFITQRAATESIQALEPCQLVAISHPDLHKLYRQFPIFQQLGRILMEQNYVASMKRIHSLQHASAKDRYLQLLTKYPDLMNRIPHHYIASYLGITPESLSRIRRQLKHSLP from the coding sequence ATGGCCTACTCTTTCAGCGACTCCATACAGCAGGCATTTGCGGGACTCGTGTCTGATCAGCAGCTCTCCTTGTCTTCGGAGGAATGGGCAGCACTTACTGCTGTCGTCTACCCATTGAACCTCGAAAAGGGGGCTTACTTTTTGGAGGCGGGAGACATTTCCAATCGCATGGCGTTCTTGTTTTCGGGACTGCTGCGGGTCTTCGAAAGGGTCGAGGATCGGGAATTCACCTCCTACTTCAATGTCTTTCCGCGCAATCCCATCGTCTGTGGCTACACCAGCTTTATCACCCAACGAGCAGCCACCGAGTCTATCCAAGCACTGGAACCTTGCCAGTTGGTGGCTATTTCTCATCCAGATCTTCATAAGCTGTACCGACAATTTCCAATTTTCCAGCAATTGGGCCGCATCCTGATGGAGCAAAATTACGTGGCCAGCATGAAGCGCATTCATTCCCTCCAACACGCATCTGCCAAGGATCGATACTTACAGCTCCTCACGAAGTATCCAGATTTGATGAATCGGATTCCCCATCATTACATTGCCTCCTATTTGGGCATTACCCCTGAGTCGCTGAGCAGAATTCGTCGCCAGCTCAAGCATTCCTTACCATAG
- a CDS encoding AraC family transcriptional regulator — MKALHFPLPVSSKESFHVEYDEGPYFFAPLHFHRELQLTWILESTGTRIVGDSIERFEEQEVVLIGSNVPHVFRNDPPYYDKDSELKAKMLSVFFMPDFSGRAFLELPECEQIHQLVHQAEYGIVLEGDLRNWVIGRMKKLYDHEGFLKLMAFLEILHQISISEEKRFLSTNPVQFTPTKADSHKLNEVFNYVMKHFQDEVRLEAVAEIASMSPTAFSRYFKRQTRKNFSQFLTEIRVGHACKMLLEDQFSIAQIAYQCGFNNISNFNRRFKAVTQLTPSDYQRKHA; from the coding sequence ATGAAGGCCCTGCATTTTCCATTACCCGTATCTTCCAAAGAGTCGTTTCATGTGGAATACGACGAGGGCCCTTATTTCTTTGCGCCCCTCCATTTTCATCGCGAACTCCAACTGACATGGATCTTGGAATCTACCGGCACGCGGATAGTTGGAGATTCGATTGAGCGATTCGAAGAACAGGAGGTCGTTCTCATCGGGTCCAATGTCCCGCATGTATTCCGAAATGATCCGCCGTACTACGACAAGGATTCGGAGCTCAAGGCCAAAATGCTCTCTGTATTTTTCATGCCTGACTTCTCGGGCCGAGCATTTTTGGAGCTGCCAGAGTGTGAACAAATCCACCAATTAGTTCATCAGGCAGAGTACGGTATCGTGTTGGAAGGAGATTTGAGAAATTGGGTGATCGGGCGAATGAAGAAGCTGTACGATCACGAAGGCTTTCTGAAGCTGATGGCCTTCCTCGAAATTCTCCACCAGATCTCCATTTCGGAGGAGAAGCGTTTCCTTAGCACAAACCCTGTCCAATTCACCCCCACCAAAGCAGATAGTCACAAACTCAATGAGGTCTTCAACTATGTCATGAAGCACTTCCAAGATGAGGTACGTCTAGAGGCCGTGGCAGAAATTGCCTCCATGAGTCCGACGGCCTTCAGTCGGTATTTCAAGCGCCAGACCCGGAAGAACTTTTCGCAGTTCCTCACTGAAATTCGGGTGGGACACGCCTGTAAGATGTTGCTGGAAGATCAATTTTCCATTGCCCAAATCGCCTATCAATGTGGCTTCAACAACATCTCCAATTTCAATAGACGCTTCAAAGCCGTCACACAACTTACGCCGAGCGACTACCAGCGCAAGCACGCCTAA